One genomic region from Augochlora pura isolate Apur16 unplaced genomic scaffold, APUR_v2.2.1 APUR_unplaced_7358, whole genome shotgun sequence encodes:
- the LOC144478067 gene encoding vascular endothelial growth factor receptor kdr-like — protein sequence ELLVIVEFCRFGNLHDYLLSHRGDFINQVDPETGKLDFSIGHDLLTKSASASTTNRVKFVESSAFDSRNYNSESDSLPRQAIATDFQNFRMSADDPLLTSTQCASSSCRGDYEDSILKPICTQDLLSWAFQVARGMEYLSQRR from the exons GTGAATTGTTAGTGATTGTAGAATTCTGCCGATTTGGAAATCTgcacgattatttattaagccACAGGGGCGACTTTATTAACCAGGTCGATCCAGAGACTGGCAAATTAGACTTCAGCATCGGTCacgatttattaacgaaatcaGCCAGTGCTAGCACCACTAACAG GGTAAAGTTTGTGGAATCGTCAGCTTTCGACAGTAGGAACTATAATTCGGAATCTGATTCCTTGCCTCGTCAAGCCATAGCTACAGATTTCCAAAACTTCAGAATGTCGGCAGATGATCCTTTACTTACGTCTACTCAATGTGCATCGTCCAGCTGTCGGGGGGACTATGAGGACTCCATTTTAAAACCAATTTGCACACAGGATCTGTTGTCCTGGGCGTTTCAAGTAGCCCGTGGAATGGAATATCTCAGCCAGAGAAGG